A single Filimonas effusa DNA region contains:
- a CDS encoding Na+/H+ antiporter, translating into MIHHNLLLILALFFIMAMLYMLSQRLKISYPIFLVMGGLGISFIPGLPHLNVDPDLVFLIFLPPLLFEAAWYSSWHQLWKWRRPVLSLGFGLVLFTSLAIAYFSVHIIPGFTLALGFLLGGIISPPDAVAATSVLKGMEVPKRGTTILEGESLVNDAASLTVFRFAVTAVLTSQFVIQQAVIDFLVAAVMGVFVGVVIGHILYLILRYWIKASSITTPITLTAPYLMYIVAEQFHWSGVLAVVSGGLFLSFRSSDFLNYHTRLQTQEVWATVGFLLNGFVFILIGLELPVIVHGLEGYALDEAIYYALMISAMVIVIRIILVYISSWVPRLLSKRIRETEKSPGLKLPFIIGWAGMRGVVSLASALAIPLTLDDKLTAFPHRNLILFITFVVILVTLVFQGLTLPLFIRWLKVEEVDEYIPEEEQIEAIRIELGKRAIQYLDTNYAVEMSQYETISRIKEQLMRSVTASESTGNEELKKQALSTVRGLYRKIMLELISLRRDGLREMQHAGKCDDEVLRLMESNLDLEEARLNKK; encoded by the coding sequence TTGATACATCATAATTTATTATTGATACTGGCCTTGTTTTTTATAATGGCGATGTTATATATGTTGAGCCAGCGGCTGAAGATCTCCTACCCTATTTTCCTGGTGATGGGTGGATTGGGGATCAGCTTTATACCGGGGCTACCGCATTTGAATGTAGATCCGGACCTGGTGTTCCTGATATTCCTGCCGCCGTTATTGTTTGAAGCAGCCTGGTATTCATCGTGGCACCAGTTGTGGAAGTGGCGGCGACCTGTGCTGAGTCTTGGGTTTGGGCTGGTATTATTCACTTCACTGGCCATCGCTTATTTTTCGGTACATATTATTCCGGGGTTCACGCTGGCGTTGGGGTTTTTACTTGGAGGCATTATTTCGCCTCCTGATGCTGTGGCGGCTACCTCTGTTTTGAAAGGGATGGAGGTTCCTAAGCGGGGCACCACGATACTGGAGGGTGAGAGCCTGGTGAATGATGCGGCTTCACTTACCGTATTCCGTTTTGCCGTGACGGCGGTACTAACGAGCCAGTTCGTCATCCAGCAGGCCGTGATTGACTTCCTGGTGGCAGCGGTAATGGGCGTGTTTGTTGGCGTGGTTATAGGACATATACTATATCTTATATTGCGTTACTGGATAAAGGCATCGAGCATTACCACTCCTATCACATTAACGGCGCCGTACCTGATGTATATTGTAGCGGAGCAGTTTCATTGGTCGGGCGTACTTGCTGTGGTAAGCGGGGGATTGTTTTTGTCGTTCCGTTCCAGTGACTTCCTGAATTATCATACGCGGTTGCAGACGCAGGAGGTATGGGCTACGGTAGGTTTCCTGCTGAATGGTTTTGTATTTATACTTATTGGGCTGGAACTGCCTGTAATTGTTCATGGGCTGGAGGGATATGCGCTGGATGAGGCTATTTACTATGCGTTGATGATAAGCGCAATGGTGATAGTAATAAGAATAATACTTGTATATATATCGTCGTGGGTACCACGCTTACTTAGCAAGCGGATAAGGGAAACGGAAAAAAGCCCTGGTCTTAAGCTGCCGTTCATTATAGGATGGGCCGGGATGCGCGGGGTTGTATCGCTGGCTTCGGCATTGGCCATTCCACTTACGCTGGACGATAAGCTGACTGCTTTCCCGCACCGCAATCTTATTTTGTTCATCACGTTTGTGGTGATACTGGTGACGCTTGTATTTCAGGGGCTTACTTTGCCGCTTTTTATACGATGGCTAAAAGTGGAAGAGGTTGATGAGTATATCCCGGAAGAGGAGCAGATTGAGGCGATACGTATTGAATTAGGGAAAAGGGCTATACAATACCTGGATACGAATTATGCAGTGGAGATGAGTCAATATGAAACGATAAGCCGGATAAAGGAGCAACTGATGAGAAGTGTGACGGCATCGGAAAGTACGGGCAATGAGGAGTTGAAGAAACAGGCATTAAGCACTGTGCGGGGCTTGTACCGGAAGATCATGCTGGAGCTGATATCGCTAAGGCGTGATGGGCTAAGGGAGATGCAGCATGCCGGAAAATGTGATGACGAGGTATTGCGGCTGATGGAAAGCAATCTTGACCTGGAGGAGGCGAGGTTGAATAAGAAGTAG
- a CDS encoding glycosyltransferase family 2 protein: MTKTILAIVPCYNEATSLPSLLGSLKQLRIPGYQLSIAVINDASADATASVAKAAGVTVLDLPVNLGIGGAMQTGFRYAQQQGFDFALQVDGDGQHPPSEIPKLLARQEETNANLVIGSRFLLHEGFQSSFMRRLGIQYFHWLNRIFTGNAIYDATSGFRLLDKKAIDKAAMVYPDEYPEPESLVLFARSGFKIAETAVVMQARTGGTSSISSAGSIYYLIKVTIAMFFSFIRHY, encoded by the coding sequence ATGACTAAAACCATACTGGCCATAGTGCCCTGTTACAATGAAGCGACTTCGCTGCCATCGTTACTGGGCAGTTTAAAACAACTGCGAATACCTGGATATCAATTGTCGATAGCAGTAATTAACGATGCTTCTGCCGACGCTACGGCTTCTGTGGCGAAAGCGGCCGGAGTTACGGTATTGGACCTACCGGTAAACCTTGGTATTGGAGGCGCTATGCAAACAGGTTTTCGCTATGCGCAGCAGCAGGGTTTTGATTTTGCCTTACAGGTAGATGGCGACGGGCAACATCCGCCTTCAGAGATACCCAAATTGCTGGCAAGGCAGGAAGAGACAAATGCCAACCTTGTGATAGGCTCCCGTTTTTTATTACATGAAGGATTCCAGTCGTCTTTTATGCGTCGATTGGGCATACAGTATTTTCATTGGCTGAATCGCATTTTTACAGGGAACGCTATTTATGATGCGACCTCGGGGTTCAGGCTGCTGGACAAGAAAGCGATTGATAAAGCGGCAATGGTATATCCTGATGAATACCCTGAGCCGGAATCGCTGGTATTATTCGCGCGTTCGGGTTTTAAGATCGCGGAAACGGCTGTTGTGATGCAGGCCCGTACCGGCGGCACGTCATCGATAAGTAGTGCAGGCAGTATTTATTATCTTATAAAAGTCACTATTGCCATGTTCTTTTCCTTTATCAGACACTATTAA
- a CDS encoding tetratricopeptide repeat protein, with the protein MKTWLLLCLLVVLGYNATAQATIAKLKYEEAEEAFVANDYLTTISKLDETEKLLGATNPRILYLRIMAQDKLIRSELFLDYEIIAAFRKNCSTYLTKYESVSGIEEKYKEVYKASETYKLIDIPEQALANLAKATATTADYAQLGDAYYRSGNYKAAAGYLKTAAAKGNAFANALLGYMTQMGWGVTKDSAAGNRLIEKAMAANHPDAFHTRAFSYRGGIDGMPKDSLMAVEYFKKSYQAAFPLADKGNPEYLFYAGRALMDAEGADTLNGVELITKAAGKGNIDALIKLGECYRDGLYVDQDYTKAMQFFQKAAAKGSATGMYRVGGMYFRGNGVSQDYGKALDWYEKACIAGNIYAPYSIGYLYAEGLGVTKDCPKAITWYELSGKRGYFSAYNIIGNTYYWGNCVTKDYNKAAIYYTKAAENDVIAAMNNLANVYYAGGNGLTQNYPKAAEWYLKGAAKNYAWCMYNYGNMLYNGNGMAVDYLKAIEWYKKAADLDNTDAMDKLYSMYYNGIGVKKDKKTGEQWAARSAALKAKKG; encoded by the coding sequence ATGAAAACTTGGCTGCTCTTATGTCTGCTCGTAGTTTTAGGCTATAATGCCACTGCACAGGCTACCATCGCAAAATTGAAGTACGAAGAAGCTGAAGAAGCTTTTGTGGCAAATGATTACCTCACAACTATCTCTAAGCTCGATGAAACCGAAAAGCTGCTTGGCGCCACCAATCCACGCATCTTATACCTCCGCATCATGGCCCAGGATAAACTTATCAGGTCCGAACTGTTCCTTGATTATGAGATAATAGCCGCCTTCAGGAAAAATTGCAGCACCTACCTCACCAAATACGAATCGGTCTCAGGTATAGAAGAAAAATACAAAGAAGTATATAAAGCATCCGAAACCTATAAACTGATCGATATACCCGAACAGGCACTCGCCAACCTGGCAAAGGCTACAGCTACCACTGCAGACTACGCGCAGCTGGGTGACGCTTATTACAGGTCAGGCAACTATAAAGCTGCCGCAGGCTATTTAAAAACCGCGGCAGCAAAGGGCAATGCCTTTGCCAACGCACTCCTGGGATACATGACCCAGATGGGCTGGGGAGTAACAAAGGATTCCGCAGCAGGCAACCGCCTCATCGAAAAAGCAATGGCAGCCAATCACCCCGATGCCTTTCATACCAGGGCCTTTTCCTATAGAGGCGGAATAGATGGTATGCCTAAAGACTCCTTGATGGCAGTCGAGTACTTCAAAAAAAGCTATCAGGCGGCATTCCCGTTGGCCGACAAAGGGAATCCCGAATACCTCTTCTATGCAGGCAGGGCTTTAATGGATGCAGAAGGTGCAGATACGCTCAACGGCGTGGAATTGATCACCAAAGCAGCCGGCAAAGGCAACATCGACGCGCTCATAAAACTCGGTGAATGCTACCGCGATGGACTATACGTTGATCAGGATTATACCAAAGCCATGCAATTCTTCCAGAAAGCCGCAGCCAAAGGATCTGCTACAGGTATGTATCGTGTGGGTGGCATGTATTTTCGCGGCAACGGTGTCAGCCAGGATTATGGTAAAGCACTGGATTGGTACGAAAAAGCATGTATCGCCGGTAATATCTACGCTCCTTATTCAATCGGGTACCTCTATGCCGAAGGATTGGGGGTTACCAAAGATTGTCCCAAAGCAATTACCTGGTACGAGTTGTCCGGTAAACGCGGGTATTTCAGCGCCTATAACATTATCGGTAACACCTACTATTGGGGAAATTGCGTAACCAAAGACTATAACAAAGCAGCCATTTACTATACCAAAGCGGCAGAAAATGATGTCATTGCTGCCATGAACAACCTGGCTAATGTTTATTATGCCGGCGGTAATGGACTCACCCAAAATTATCCCAAAGCCGCAGAATGGTACCTCAAAGGCGCTGCTAAAAACTATGCGTGGTGTATGTATAACTATGGCAACATGTTGTACAACGGAAATGGAATGGCTGTCGATTACCTCAAAGCTATCGAATGGTATAAAAAAGCCGCCGACCTCGACAATACCGATGCTATGGATAAACTCTATAGCATGTACTACAACGGTATAGGCGTTAAAAAAGATAAAAAAACAGGAGAACAATGGGCCGCGAGATCTGCCGCTCTAAAAGCCAAAAAAGGATAA
- a CDS encoding phage integrase SAM-like domain-containing protein, translating to MRKKKLTFQAFDMDFGDDFIDFLTYDYTNRRAKKNPEYGLKVNTIRLYVNFLRCFLNNRMRKGNYNFRVS from the coding sequence ATAAGAAAAAAAAAGCTGACCTTCCAGGCTTTTGATATGGACTTCGGAGATGATTTTATAGACTTTCTTACTTATGATTATACAAATCGCCGAGCCAAAAAGAATCCTGAATATGGGCTAAAAGTAAATACTATCCGATTATATGTAAATTTCCTTCGCTGTTTTCTCAATAATAGAATGCGTAAGGGGAATTACAATTTTAGGGTAAGCTAG
- a CDS encoding ATP synthase subunit B family protein yields MLLKHYCLPSACCCFFSLLFLASVVSAQSKTLLNIKVPPSLANAKKIDLKYTGYYTLGYDPLIAAPSIEAVSWEGYSDKIRITLVLKLKFSDATKYTIYREGKGKVKDVPGPIDGTMSVSALSINIPVSFRGASLGTQSFHFGFNKFGNLSASQYVYISKDLLKNYDQVGTATKIAGGGKADIAGIFNAMTFGIPSVTHFDYFLFTEDAVAETGKIVEVELAARRKEAEDKKKAEDELKKKKEAEETAKRLAAEKQAAQKQAAEKAAAEKQAAASKTTTASSGTTALTIAASSPAARTAAGTTTTSTASAPDLGKGPDGKYYRKTENGTYQQISYEVYQSLKQQKAAAGKSAATTTTTQNNAQTLAATQQQLQAMTNNFFNQQAEMQRQSEQRIALGMQSYYAAEAVRNGKDNLNNLSRLSGSYNSVEELEEEFNQKYYSINSEVESLNEARNQQLQASYNYYYNNGSETDKAIGQAAVAIGGLINNMRAEKEKREAKEALQRQREQARAEIEARKKAALLQLRKTFFSQFPDGGVPLSSHTVTVSELHFFSYTFNNEHINQATPVVAVSNVFPIARYGDGTWPFKTAVVNDVKKTGAQGAVTLVGYYASKEMADQMRASFLSLAKKCQISVKDISYKGKKAAGAAGADFWGNNTGTKKQSDTAFAVTSAAKTTTDDFWQTGKKQTKDDKAQSGTTTKPVKKEEFWNQ; encoded by the coding sequence ATGTTGTTAAAACATTACTGCCTGCCGTCTGCCTGCTGCTGCTTCTTTTCATTGCTTTTTCTGGCTTCGGTTGTCTCCGCTCAGTCCAAAACATTGCTGAACATAAAAGTGCCGCCATCATTGGCGAATGCAAAGAAGATCGACCTTAAATATACAGGATATTATACCCTCGGCTACGATCCGCTTATCGCAGCTCCCTCCATCGAGGCCGTTTCATGGGAGGGCTACTCCGATAAAATTCGTATCACGCTTGTATTAAAGCTGAAGTTCAGCGATGCCACAAAATACACCATCTATCGCGAAGGAAAAGGAAAGGTGAAAGACGTTCCTGGCCCCATCGACGGTACTATGTCGGTCAGCGCCCTCAGTATCAATATTCCGGTATCATTCCGTGGTGCATCCCTTGGTACACAGTCCTTTCACTTCGGCTTTAATAAATTCGGCAATCTCTCGGCTTCTCAATATGTCTATATTTCAAAAGATTTACTTAAGAACTATGACCAGGTAGGTACCGCAACTAAAATCGCTGGCGGAGGTAAAGCGGATATCGCAGGGATCTTTAATGCCATGACTTTTGGAATTCCATCTGTAACGCATTTCGATTATTTTCTTTTTACGGAAGATGCCGTTGCCGAAACAGGCAAAATAGTAGAGGTCGAACTCGCAGCACGCCGCAAGGAAGCAGAGGACAAAAAGAAAGCAGAAGACGAACTGAAGAAAAAGAAAGAAGCCGAAGAAACTGCAAAACGATTGGCGGCCGAAAAACAGGCCGCACAGAAACAAGCCGCGGAAAAAGCTGCAGCCGAAAAACAGGCAGCGGCTTCAAAAACCACAACTGCATCTTCAGGTACTACAGCACTTACCATAGCTGCTTCATCCCCGGCAGCCCGGACTGCTGCGGGAACAACAACTACATCCACCGCATCTGCTCCGGATCTGGGTAAAGGCCCCGATGGCAAATACTACCGTAAAACAGAGAACGGAACATACCAGCAAATAAGCTATGAAGTATACCAGTCACTGAAACAACAAAAAGCCGCTGCCGGCAAATCAGCCGCCACCACCACAACAACCCAGAACAATGCGCAAACCCTGGCTGCTACTCAACAGCAGCTGCAGGCAATGACTAATAACTTTTTCAACCAGCAGGCCGAAATGCAACGCCAGAGCGAACAACGTATCGCGCTCGGTATGCAAAGCTACTATGCAGCCGAGGCGGTACGTAATGGAAAAGACAATCTTAATAACCTTTCCAGGCTTAGCGGCAGCTACAATTCTGTAGAAGAACTCGAAGAAGAATTTAACCAGAAATATTATTCCATCAACTCCGAAGTGGAAAGCCTCAACGAAGCGCGCAACCAGCAACTGCAGGCCTCGTACAATTATTACTATAACAATGGCAGCGAAACCGATAAGGCTATAGGGCAGGCAGCAGTGGCCATTGGCGGATTGATCAATAACATGAGAGCCGAAAAAGAAAAACGGGAAGCCAAAGAAGCCCTGCAGCGACAGCGCGAACAGGCCCGTGCCGAAATAGAAGCCCGTAAAAAAGCAGCCCTGCTCCAGTTACGTAAAACTTTCTTCTCCCAGTTCCCCGATGGTGGCGTGCCCCTTTCTTCGCATACCGTTACCGTTAGTGAACTTCACTTCTTTTCTTACACATTTAACAATGAGCATATCAATCAGGCAACACCAGTGGTTGCCGTTTCAAATGTCTTTCCCATAGCACGTTATGGCGATGGTACCTGGCCCTTTAAAACAGCTGTCGTTAATGATGTAAAGAAAACAGGTGCCCAGGGTGCAGTTACCCTCGTTGGCTATTACGCATCAAAAGAAATGGCCGATCAAATGCGTGCCTCCTTTCTCTCCCTGGCAAAAAAATGCCAGATAAGTGTAAAAGATATTAGCTATAAAGGAAAGAAAGCTGCTGGCGCCGCCGGCGCCGACTTCTGGGGTAACAATACCGGAACTAAAAAACAATCCGATACCGCTTTTGCTGTAACATCCGCCGCCAAAACTACAACCGACGACTTCTGGCAAACAGGAAAAAAACAAACAAAAGACGATAAAGCCCAAAGCGGTACCACAACAAAGCCCGTAAAAAAAGAAGAATTCTGGAATCAATAA
- a CDS encoding HEPN domain-containing protein encodes MQNTFDFLSSTERQRLKELADAIAKAVFPEKIICYGYKRLNVQRWQVFSGAQMLKDEIAFDILIIKGKTNPFKDEDVLTLLDKIRLPHVRANYIIHRVTGVNAAISEGSHFFNLVSKYGWMVLDSGAPLHSYQYDCSLYRCINLAKEVWTLVYPRAFGFYKGAEYYKGAGNWELEAFLLHQAVEQTALALVKAVTGYRPLSHNISRLAPLLDLAGLDCSVFFR; translated from the coding sequence ATGCAAAACACATTTGACTTTCTTTCTTCCACTGAACGGCAGCGGTTGAAAGAACTGGCCGACGCGATTGCGAAGGCCGTTTTTCCTGAAAAGATTATTTGCTATGGTTACAAGCGTTTGAATGTTCAGCGGTGGCAGGTGTTTTCCGGCGCCCAAATGCTGAAGGACGAAATAGCTTTTGATATTCTTATTATCAAGGGCAAGACTAACCCGTTTAAAGATGAGGATGTTTTAACGCTGCTGGATAAGATAAGGTTGCCGCATGTTCGCGCTAATTATATTATACATAGGGTGACGGGAGTTAACGCCGCTATTAGTGAGGGATCGCACTTTTTTAACCTGGTAAGTAAATATGGCTGGATGGTTTTGGATTCCGGGGCACCGCTTCATAGCTATCAATATGATTGTTCGTTATACCGTTGTATCAACCTTGCGAAAGAGGTGTGGACGTTGGTTTATCCAAGAGCATTCGGCTTTTATAAAGGGGCTGAGTATTACAAAGGAGCAGGGAATTGGGAGCTCGAGGCTTTCTTGCTTCACCAGGCCGTAGAGCAAACGGCGCTGGCTTTGGTGAAGGCCGTTACTGGTTACCGGCCTCTTTCTCATAACATCAGCCGTTTAGCGCCTTTACTGGATCTGGCAGGACTGGATTGCAGCGTGTTTTTCCGGTGA
- a CDS encoding DUF1016 N-terminal domain-containing protein yields MAKKTLGDAGCIQEMVIEISNLLDHRKSEIEFISNFYLIKLFWQIGKEIGKLNNADFSPEKAHIAFRKIEEVLINKYGHFFKSYHLHEMDLFARIFSNEDLINRIAYYLDWPLISVMLQLKTEQQWTSFIMDAIEAKMSRAALLSANTLPQKESLEMHTSSDKAIDQEKLLSLFPTKFYNGKKRHIDSLYTGHYRYEFKELLGVHTTSGNPGIGVGNLELNILKLIDAFKCSLSREVNSMFNVSFWDVGRLLDKRLNAIKSQTDRQGYLEEFSLVFEQKWGAKIGCGSNIYSMLCYYQILGETDMAFQVACLVNWEQLQELFHLHDPEMIHLCARMLARGDIDLFSIRQYISHGFPEEVLNQERALLQMLTPPNTPSEIVHTERKGNSIITIKERILKTDEDIINKQFYVDVFSNTFFTEFMKSGIKA; encoded by the coding sequence ATGGCAAAAAAAACATTGGGCGACGCGGGTTGCATCCAGGAAATGGTCATCGAGATATCCAATTTACTGGATCACCGAAAAAGTGAGATCGAGTTTATTTCGAACTTTTACCTAATCAAGCTTTTTTGGCAGATCGGGAAAGAAATCGGCAAATTGAACAATGCCGACTTTAGTCCAGAGAAAGCTCATATAGCTTTCCGCAAAATAGAGGAAGTGCTCATTAATAAATATGGACATTTTTTTAAATCCTACCACTTGCATGAGATGGATCTTTTTGCTCGTATATTTTCGAATGAAGATTTGATTAACAGGATAGCTTACTATTTGGACTGGCCATTAATCTCAGTTATGCTACAATTGAAAACCGAGCAGCAATGGACTTCCTTTATCATGGATGCAATCGAGGCCAAAATGAGTAGAGCCGCGCTGCTTTCAGCGAACACTTTACCACAGAAAGAGTCTTTGGAAATGCACACTTCCTCTGACAAAGCCATAGACCAGGAAAAACTCTTGTCTTTATTCCCTACAAAATTCTATAATGGGAAAAAACGACATATTGATAGTCTATATACCGGCCACTACAGGTATGAATTCAAAGAACTTTTAGGTGTCCACACTACTTCAGGCAACCCCGGAATCGGTGTGGGAAACCTGGAATTAAATATCCTTAAATTGATCGACGCCTTCAAATGTTCACTAAGTAGAGAAGTCAACAGCATGTTTAACGTCTCTTTTTGGGATGTAGGACGTCTGCTTGACAAGAGGCTGAATGCAATCAAAAGTCAAACCGATAGACAGGGCTATCTGGAAGAATTCTCTTTGGTATTTGAGCAGAAATGGGGAGCTAAAATAGGATGCGGGTCAAATATATACAGTATGTTATGTTATTACCAAATCCTGGGTGAGACGGATATGGCTTTTCAGGTCGCATGTCTGGTGAATTGGGAGCAGCTACAAGAGCTTTTCCACCTGCATGATCCTGAGATGATTCATTTATGCGCAAGGATGTTAGCGCGTGGCGATATTGATTTGTTTTCAATACGTCAATATATTAGTCATGGTTTTCCTGAAGAAGTGCTTAATCAGGAAAGGGCCTTGCTGCAAATGCTGACACCTCCAAATACGCCTTCCGAAATCGTCCATACTGAGCGCAAAGGCAATTCAATAATCACTATCAAGGAACGCATTTTGAAAACGGATGAGGATATTATCAATAAACAATTCTATGTGGATGTATTCAGTAATACTTTTTTCACGGAATTTATGAAGTCGGGTATTAAAGCGTAG
- a CDS encoding DMT family protein — translation MKYLSTVGLLILSNAFMTLAWYGHLKFFGKNGHSSTPLWAIILLSWGLAFFEYCFQVPANRIGFEETGGPFSLVQLKVLQEVITLIIFMIFSLIVFKNIRFTTNHFIGFGFLVVAVYFIFKK, via the coding sequence ATGAAATACCTGTCAACTGTAGGCTTACTGATCCTTTCCAATGCCTTTATGACACTCGCATGGTATGGCCATCTCAAATTCTTTGGCAAAAACGGCCACAGCAGTACACCCTTATGGGCCATCATATTGCTTAGCTGGGGACTGGCTTTCTTTGAATACTGCTTCCAGGTGCCGGCCAACAGGATAGGCTTCGAAGAAACAGGAGGTCCCTTCTCCCTCGTTCAGCTGAAAGTCCTGCAGGAAGTCATCACCCTCATCATTTTTATGATCTTCTCCCTCATAGTATTTAAAAACATCCGCTTCACCACCAACCATTTCATAGGATTTGGATTCCTGGTCGTAGCAGTCTATTTTATATTCAAAAAATAA
- the tpx gene encoding thiol peroxidase: MSTVTFKGNPVNTSGSLPAVGTNAAEFTLTGGDLSEKSLADFKGKNLILNIFPSVNTGVCAQSVRKFNQEAAGLDNTVVLCVSKDLPFAQAQFCGAEGISNVVMLSDFRTDFGNQYGVLLTDGPLRGLLSRAIVVINPEGKIVYEEQVPEIAQEPDYASALKVIKG; encoded by the coding sequence ATGTCAACAGTTACATTTAAAGGAAACCCGGTAAACACATCCGGTTCCCTTCCGGCAGTAGGTACCAATGCAGCAGAATTTACACTTACAGGCGGCGACCTCTCCGAAAAAAGCCTCGCTGATTTTAAAGGAAAGAATCTCATCCTCAACATCTTCCCAAGTGTGAACACAGGCGTTTGCGCCCAGTCTGTTCGCAAATTCAACCAGGAAGCAGCAGGCCTCGACAATACCGTCGTGCTTTGCGTATCAAAAGACCTTCCCTTTGCTCAGGCCCAGTTCTGCGGCGCAGAAGGTATCAGCAACGTGGTAATGCTGTCCGATTTCAGAACCGACTTCGGTAACCAGTATGGCGTCCTCCTTACCGATGGCCCCTTGCGTGGACTCCTTAGCCGCGCCATCGTTGTCATCAACCCGGAAGGAAAGATCGTTTACGAAGAACAGGTCCCCGAAATCGCTCAGGAACCCGACTACGCCAGCGCGTTGAAGGTTATTAAAGGATAA